A window of Candidatus Omnitrophota bacterium contains these coding sequences:
- the ccsA gene encoding cytochrome c biogenesis protein CcsA produces the protein MKKLILFSQILFSVFCVSGASANEPGWLNSFSRIPVMEEGRIKPMDTYARSVLLQLSGKDHYGKRSAGEWLANLIFQPEAVSQDKVFLINHPDIPAALSIEVDPHRRYSFDELHGHFEKLFELAQGAAAIEEKQRSVVENEILRVFGNAQLYINLSVSFKFVEGHEDFAVRFAQTAEALGLPVNEGGYSFIDIALKAGEMHRLTSGLEIKDKKKWTASDREIMTLARNLFSWSNRFDGLPLHMVPSAREEIFLTPWEALTQQFVDPAVHEEVIDLARAAAAYRDKQTIGVDLALKKFLGSASGRMYASGKGPLERIGLELMYQRLKPFDLALTLFLVALILLFVSMFGKWNWIDPVLWGLMALGAGLNLAGVIVRCIILSRPPVSSLYETFIFVSLIAVICALLIEFIQKNRLGFLIGAISSTALLMIASKYSAEGDTLKMLVAVLNSNFWLGTHVITISAGYAVTCVAAVLGHVWLVQKALRQETRVLEATMTAMLSVMGVALILTFFGTNLGGIWADQSWGRFWGWDPKENGALMIVLWLIFLFHAKWADLIGPVGLAAGNVVSLIVVMWAWFGVNLLSIGLHSYGFTSGVANVLLIYAICEVVFLIVTLTVIGWRNKTNR, from the coding sequence ATGAAAAAATTGATCCTTTTCTCTCAAATCCTTTTTTCGGTCTTCTGCGTGTCCGGCGCGTCGGCCAATGAGCCGGGTTGGCTCAATAGTTTTTCCAGAATTCCGGTGATGGAAGAGGGCCGCATCAAGCCGATGGACACTTACGCGCGTTCCGTGCTTTTACAGCTGTCCGGAAAAGACCATTATGGGAAGAGGTCCGCTGGCGAATGGCTGGCCAATTTAATTTTTCAGCCGGAAGCGGTGAGCCAGGACAAAGTTTTTCTCATCAATCATCCGGATATCCCGGCGGCTTTATCGATAGAGGTGGACCCCCACCGCCGTTACAGTTTTGATGAGCTTCATGGACATTTTGAAAAATTGTTTGAATTGGCGCAGGGGGCGGCGGCCATTGAAGAAAAACAGCGTTCCGTGGTGGAAAATGAGATCCTCCGGGTTTTCGGAAATGCGCAGCTTTATATCAATTTGTCCGTCAGTTTTAAGTTTGTTGAAGGGCATGAAGATTTTGCCGTTCGTTTTGCGCAGACAGCCGAGGCCTTAGGCCTGCCCGTCAACGAAGGCGGATACAGTTTTATAGACATTGCTTTAAAAGCAGGTGAAATGCACCGGCTGACGTCCGGACTGGAAATAAAGGACAAAAAAAAATGGACCGCGTCTGACCGGGAGATCATGACCTTGGCCAGGAATTTATTCAGCTGGAGCAACCGTTTTGACGGCTTGCCTCTGCATATGGTCCCTTCCGCCAGGGAAGAGATCTTTCTCACCCCCTGGGAAGCGTTGACACAGCAGTTTGTGGACCCCGCCGTTCATGAGGAAGTGATCGATCTGGCCCGGGCCGCCGCGGCTTACCGGGACAAACAAACGATCGGAGTGGATCTTGCTCTTAAGAAATTTTTGGGTTCCGCGTCCGGCCGTATGTATGCTTCGGGCAAGGGACCTTTGGAGCGTATCGGCCTGGAGTTGATGTATCAGCGTCTCAAACCGTTTGACCTGGCTCTCACTTTATTTTTGGTTGCGTTAATTCTTCTGTTTGTTTCCATGTTCGGGAAATGGAACTGGATCGATCCGGTATTATGGGGTTTGATGGCCCTTGGGGCCGGCTTGAACCTGGCCGGGGTGATCGTCCGTTGTATCATTTTAAGCCGGCCGCCGGTGTCGTCTTTATACGAGACCTTCATTTTTGTCAGTTTGATCGCCGTCATTTGTGCTTTGTTGATCGAATTTATCCAAAAAAACCGCCTGGGATTCCTGATCGGGGCCATCAGCTCAACAGCGCTGTTGATGATCGCGTCCAAATATTCGGCGGAAGGCGATACTTTAAAAATGCTGGTCGCGGTTTTAAACTCTAATTTTTGGCTGGGGACCCATGTCATTACGATCAGCGCCGGTTACGCGGTCACCTGTGTGGCCGCTGTTTTAGGGCATGTGTGGCTGGTGCAAAAAGCGTTGCGCCAGGAGACTAGGGTTTTAGAGGCCACCATGACCGCCATGCTTTCGGTGATGGGGGTCGCGTTGATCCTGACATTTTTCGGAACGAATTTAGGAGGCATCTGGGCGGACCAAAGCTGGGGCCGGTTCTGGGGATGGGACCCCAAGGAAAACGGGGCCCTGATGATCGTTCTGTGGCTGATCTTTTTATTTCATGCCAAATGGGCGGACCTCATCGGGCCTGTCGGGCTGGCCGCGGGCAATGTGGTCAGTTTGATCGTGGTCATGTGGGCATGGTTCGGGGTCAATTTATTGAGCATCGGTCTGCATTCCTACGGGTTCACCTCCGGTGTTGCCAACGTTCTTTTGATCTACGCGATCTGTGAAGTGGTGTTTTTGATCGTCACGTTGACGGTGATTGGCTGGCGGAATAAAACCAACAGATAG
- a CDS encoding cytochrome c biogenesis protein ResB gives MNKLLPIVSSLKITCACVFWLFVLTFWGTVAQVGHGLYDAQERFFYSWFFRPQYFLPLPGAQLTMWVLFFNLMASAWTRFKGMQDIRSWGLKLTHFGILLYLAAAFFTFISTEESYLNLQEGQGSNLSSSYSQWEVAYWTDLGSTRHVKAVDIGKVQAGQKMPFETGDFQLKLVQYHPNCAAFTKALPPDGQQPLNGSGITLLQPRPVIKEKESNIAGGLFELIAMGQTQPLLLYGGEAAPTPVVINGQTYFMVLQPKKYPLPVTIQLKEFRVEFYPRTETAKSYESTVIVLKDQIQRQTRIYMNNPLTEKDYTLFQASYATGPTGIRSSTLAVVRNSARGWPYVACFVVLAGLILHFLVQAFVRKRPS, from the coding sequence ATGAACAAACTATTGCCCATCGTTTCTTCCTTAAAGATCACCTGTGCTTGTGTCTTCTGGCTGTTTGTGCTCACGTTTTGGGGCACGGTGGCCCAGGTGGGGCATGGACTTTATGACGCCCAGGAACGTTTCTTTTATTCCTGGTTTTTTCGTCCGCAATATTTTCTGCCTTTGCCCGGCGCCCAGCTGACCATGTGGGTCTTGTTCTTTAATCTGATGGCCTCGGCCTGGACCCGGTTTAAGGGCATGCAGGACATCCGTTCCTGGGGCTTGAAATTAACGCATTTCGGGATCTTGTTGTATCTGGCCGCGGCATTCTTCACATTCATTTCTACGGAAGAATCCTACCTGAATTTACAGGAAGGGCAGGGAAGCAATCTCTCCAGTTCCTACAGCCAGTGGGAAGTGGCTTATTGGACAGACTTAGGGTCCACACGGCATGTCAAGGCCGTGGATATCGGCAAAGTTCAGGCCGGACAAAAAATGCCGTTTGAAACCGGAGATTTTCAATTAAAACTTGTCCAATACCACCCTAACTGCGCGGCTTTTACCAAAGCCCTGCCGCCTGACGGGCAACAGCCCTTGAACGGGTCCGGGATCACCTTATTGCAGCCAAGGCCCGTGATCAAAGAAAAGGAAAGCAATATCGCCGGAGGCCTGTTTGAATTAATAGCCATGGGGCAAACGCAGCCTTTATTGTTATATGGCGGGGAAGCGGCCCCGACCCCTGTGGTGATCAACGGCCAAACATATTTCATGGTCCTTCAGCCCAAGAAATATCCATTGCCGGTCACGATCCAGTTGAAAGAATTCCGCGTGGAATTTTATCCGCGCACCGAGACCGCCAAGAGTTATGAAAGCACCGTGATCGTCCTCAAAGATCAGATCCAAAGGCAGACCAGGATCTACATGAATAATCCCTTAACGGAAAAGGACTACACCTTATTTCAGGCCTCGTATGCCACCGGCCCTACGGGGATCAGGTCCTCCACCCTGGCCGTGGTCAGGAATTCCGCCCGCGGCTGGCCGTATGTCGCCTGTTTTGTCGTATTGGCCGGATTGATCCTGCATTTTTTGGTCCAGGCCTTTGTCCGGAAAAGACCGTCATGA
- the hemG gene encoding protoporphyrinogen oxidase: MTIAILGGGISGLAVLHYLKQRFANTVDIVLFEREPTPGGTVRTFKKDQCLFESGPNGFLDDQPTTLELVRQLGVEDQLIDADARAKRRYIQFNGRLHPVPMGPISFIQTPLLSAAAKGRLIKGIFKKNVSTDQSIYNYTAERFGPEVSERLADPFISGIYAGDVRRLHMASTFPKISGPKKNKHTSRMRSFKEGMGQLIQALSGRYASCIQTGREIASLKEMNARHIICAVPAYGAARLLSDTAPDLSAALSRIVYAPVAVAGLVFDRGSFKKIPDGFGYLVPSREGKEILGVLIESNVFPQRAPKGLVMVRVMLGGVRHPAIINDSPDQILAKAVQEIDAIYGLKAGCVQTFVKLWPKAIAQYELDYPALRQTIAQELAKVPGLHLCANYLDGISFNDCINNAKSVAGSILI; encoded by the coding sequence ATGACCATCGCGATCCTCGGCGGCGGCATTTCAGGCCTGGCCGTCCTGCATTATTTAAAACAGCGTTTTGCCAACACCGTTGATATTGTTCTTTTTGAACGTGAACCCACCCCCGGAGGTACGGTTCGCACTTTCAAAAAAGACCAATGCCTCTTTGAATCCGGCCCCAACGGTTTTTTAGACGATCAACCAACCACTTTGGAATTGGTCCGACAGCTTGGGGTAGAAGACCAATTGATCGACGCCGACGCGCGGGCCAAACGTCGCTACATCCAATTCAACGGCCGGCTCCATCCGGTGCCGATGGGGCCCATCAGTTTTATCCAAACGCCCCTATTGTCCGCGGCGGCCAAAGGCCGTCTCATCAAAGGGATATTCAAGAAGAACGTCAGCACCGACCAAAGTATTTACAATTATACCGCCGAGCGTTTCGGTCCGGAAGTATCAGAACGTTTGGCAGACCCTTTCATCAGCGGTATTTACGCGGGCGATGTGAGGCGTTTGCACATGGCCTCCACATTTCCAAAGATTTCAGGTCCTAAGAAAAACAAACACACATCCCGCATGCGTTCTTTCAAAGAGGGCATGGGGCAGCTGATCCAGGCCTTATCCGGGCGTTATGCTTCTTGTATCCAAACAGGAAGAGAGATCGCTTCCTTGAAAGAGATGAATGCCCGGCATATCATTTGCGCTGTTCCGGCGTATGGTGCAGCCCGGTTGTTATCTGATACCGCGCCTGATCTAAGCGCTGCTTTGTCCCGCATTGTCTATGCGCCTGTGGCGGTGGCGGGATTGGTTTTTGACAGGGGGTCTTTTAAAAAAATTCCGGATGGTTTTGGGTATTTGGTCCCTTCGCGGGAGGGTAAAGAAATTTTAGGTGTCCTCATTGAAAGCAATGTTTTCCCTCAACGGGCGCCCAAAGGCCTGGTCATGGTCCGTGTCATGTTGGGCGGGGTCCGTCATCCGGCCATCATCAATGACAGCCCTGATCAGATCCTAGCCAAAGCTGTTCAAGAAATAGATGCGATTTACGGGCTTAAAGCCGGCTGCGTGCAGACATTCGTTAAGTTATGGCCCAAAGCCATTGCGCAATATGAGTTGGATTATCCGGCATTGCGCCAAACCATAGCCCAGGAACTTGCCAAGGTCCCGGGCCTTCATTTGTGCGCCAATTATTTGGACGGCATTTCCTTCAATGACTGCATCAATAATGCCAAATCGGTTGCAGGCTCCATCCTTATCTGA
- a CDS encoding cytochrome bc complex cytochrome b subunit: MWKRCYHWFNERFDLPKIQKPINDQLTKPLPGHISWFHTLGSMSFFLFISQVLTGILLLIYYHPTQKEAFESIKFITNEVYMGWLYRQIHAWGSNLMIIIVFLHMLRTFVTGSYKKPREITWILGVLLFVMTVIFGFTGYLLPWNQLAYWATTVGTEIAGAVPFFGEFLKTFLRGGTAVGGETLSRFFVIHVIILPWALFFIVIFHLFCVRYLGMSTMDKVGEEKKVKEGQGVPFFPHHVLKEGIVLFVLLGVLITLSVFSPFELGEKANPLQTPHAIKPEWYFLSMYQVLKHFPKSIGIFVLGLAPLFLLIWPFLDRTPQRHPSKRPVSMTIGILVVLSLVIFGVLGWVSETRIHVFGKTYDVDMYGKPHLVPAQTPPVQKDIAP, encoded by the coding sequence ATGTGGAAACGTTGTTATCACTGGTTCAATGAACGTTTTGACCTGCCCAAGATCCAAAAGCCGATCAATGATCAGCTCACAAAGCCTTTGCCCGGGCACATCAGCTGGTTCCATACCCTTGGCAGTATGTCATTTTTTCTTTTCATCAGCCAGGTCCTGACCGGCATCTTATTGCTTATTTATTACCATCCGACACAGAAAGAGGCCTTTGAGAGCATAAAATTCATTACAAATGAGGTCTATATGGGGTGGTTGTACCGCCAGATCCACGCGTGGGGTTCAAACCTCATGATCATCATTGTGTTCCTGCATATGCTGCGCACCTTTGTGACCGGTTCGTATAAGAAGCCCCGCGAGATCACGTGGATCCTGGGGGTGCTGCTGTTTGTCATGACGGTCATTTTCGGTTTTACCGGATACCTTTTACCGTGGAATCAACTGGCCTACTGGGCAACAACCGTGGGAACAGAGATCGCCGGAGCGGTCCCATTTTTTGGGGAATTCCTCAAGACATTTTTACGCGGCGGGACCGCGGTCGGAGGAGAGACCCTGTCCCGTTTTTTTGTGATCCATGTCATTATTTTGCCGTGGGCGCTTTTTTTTATTGTGATCTTTCATCTGTTTTGTGTCCGTTACCTGGGGATGTCGACCATGGACAAGGTCGGCGAGGAAAAAAAGGTCAAAGAGGGCCAGGGGGTCCCGTTTTTCCCCCATCACGTATTGAAAGAAGGGATCGTTCTCTTTGTCCTCCTGGGGGTGTTGATCACATTGTCCGTGTTCTCGCCTTTCGAACTGGGGGAGAAGGCCAATCCCCTGCAAACACCGCACGCCATTAAACCGGAGTGGTATTTCCTTTCCATGTATCAGGTCTTAAAACATTTCCCAAAATCTATCGGGATCTTCGTGCTCGGCCTGGCCCCTCTTTTTCTGTTGATCTGGCCTTTTTTGGACAGGACCCCGCAACGCCATCCGTCCAAAAGGCCCGTCTCCATGACGATCGGCATTTTAGTTGTTCTTTCCTTGGTGATTTTTGGCGTATTGGGTTGGGTGTCGGAAACAAGAATTCACGTGTTCGGGAAGACCTACGACGTTGATATGTACGGCAAGCCGCATTTGGTTCCCGCACAAACACCGCCTGTTCAGAAAGACATCGCTCCATGA
- a CDS encoding Rieske (2Fe-2S) protein, which yields MKEADMNRSGEKEISRRTFVDWVIKGGLLVALAGVLYPALSYLRPVMRRGAISEMEEVGGVNDIPVWGGKKVIIGGSAVLIIRTPDAFKAFSAVCTHLGCLVDWDGQKREIICPCHAGIFDLNGRNISGPPPRPLPVYTVSVINNKIFVKV from the coding sequence ATGAAGGAAGCGGACATGAATAGATCGGGGGAGAAGGAAATATCCCGCCGGACCTTTGTGGATTGGGTCATTAAAGGGGGGTTATTGGTGGCTTTGGCCGGGGTCCTGTATCCGGCCTTGTCTTATTTGCGGCCTGTGATGCGCCGCGGGGCAATATCGGAAATGGAAGAGGTCGGCGGCGTTAATGACATCCCTGTGTGGGGCGGCAAAAAGGTCATCATAGGAGGCAGCGCTGTTTTGATCATCAGAACACCTGACGCATTCAAGGCGTTTTCCGCTGTTTGCACCCATTTGGGATGTTTGGTGGATTGGGATGGTCAAAAACGGGAGATCATTTGTCCATGCCATGCCGGTATTTTTGATCTGAATGGCCGAAACATTTCCGGGCCGCCTCCCCGGCCATTGCCGGTTTATACGGTCAGCGTGATCAACAATAAGATTTTTGTGAAAGTATAA
- a CDS encoding cytochrome c3 family protein — protein sequence MQGWGLAQSAPYNSCLECHADMAEEMKGSIHSQHQVHCQNCHGGDPAKKDQEAAKDPATGYIGVPDKKQLVKICGECHADVEAMNFYGIRTDQLARYKTSAHGKKLFEEGNVRVAACTDCHGYHDVTAVSDPNNPVYPLNVPKTCAQCHSDERLMSKHGLSSDQFKKYESSVHGKALFEKKDISVAQCASCHGGHGALPPGVKDMANTCGKCHVNEQKYFSQSVHTSIGCISCHDNHGVAPASTALYEQACGQCHVPGSPEFQLGRNFASMISASQGKLSATKDMVKQASIEGIFVEQEMALLEQAKTHVLEMAPLQHTLLIEGIIGHYKKISETTEDIKTKIDRKRQELVWRKLALIPIWIFIVIMAGAFWIKYKRLKEEKHEGSGHE from the coding sequence ATGCAAGGTTGGGGCTTAGCGCAATCAGCCCCGTACAATTCCTGCCTTGAATGCCACGCGGACATGGCGGAAGAAATGAAGGGCAGCATCCATTCCCAGCATCAAGTTCACTGCCAAAATTGCCACGGCGGTGACCCGGCAAAGAAAGATCAGGAAGCCGCCAAAGACCCGGCCACGGGTTATATCGGCGTTCCGGACAAAAAGCAATTGGTCAAGATCTGCGGGGAGTGCCATGCCGATGTGGAAGCCATGAATTTTTATGGAATCCGCACGGACCAGCTGGCCCGTTACAAGACAAGCGCCCACGGGAAGAAACTTTTTGAAGAAGGCAATGTCCGGGTCGCGGCGTGCACCGATTGCCATGGTTACCATGATGTGACGGCTGTTTCTGACCCTAATAATCCGGTTTATCCGTTGAACGTGCCCAAAACCTGCGCTCAATGCCACAGCGACGAAAGATTGATGTCAAAGCACGGCCTTTCCTCCGATCAGTTCAAGAAATATGAAAGCAGCGTTCACGGGAAAGCGTTGTTTGAGAAAAAAGACATTTCCGTGGCCCAATGCGCCAGCTGCCATGGGGGGCATGGAGCGCTCCCGCCGGGGGTCAAGGATATGGCCAATACCTGCGGCAAATGCCATGTCAATGAGCAGAAATATTTCTCCCAAAGCGTGCACACCTCGATCGGATGTATTTCCTGTCACGATAATCACGGCGTGGCGCCGGCCAGTACGGCATTATACGAACAGGCCTGCGGTCAATGTCATGTTCCCGGCAGTCCAGAGTTCCAGCTGGGCCGGAATTTTGCTTCCATGATCAGCGCCTCGCAGGGTAAGTTGTCCGCGACCAAGGACATGGTCAAACAGGCCTCGATCGAAGGGATCTTTGTTGAGCAGGAAATGGCTTTATTGGAACAGGCCAAAACACATGTGCTGGAAATGGCCCCTTTGCAGCACACCCTTTTGATCGAGGGGATCATCGGCCATTATAAGAAAATTTCCGAAACCACCGAAGACATCAAAACAAAGATCGACCGTAAACGGCAAGAACTGGTCTGGCGGAAATTGGCCCTCATTCCCATTTGGATATTTATCGTCATTATGGCCGGCGCTTTCTGGATCAAGTACAAGCGTCTCAAAGAGGAAAAACATGAAGGAAGCGGACATGAATAG
- a CDS encoding cytochrome c3 family protein, with protein sequence MIPATLIFLGMILGGVMLTHRPAQASEEKVREMLTTATYVGAETCMTCHDKEGREFKLSTHARITNEKADGAAQGCEMCHGPGSVHADASGGKNNIINPRKNPEVCFTCHTDKKAEFRLPYHHPVLEGKMSCVDCHSPHGEEVKPWSATTLNNVNEACFKCHKDKEGPFVWEHEVVRDGCTTCHKVHGSINDKMLVSRDLNLCLRCHTQINYPTIGASNHSGRFTQGTCFSAGCHTAVHGSNFDDHLRY encoded by the coding sequence ATGATCCCAGCAACCTTGATCTTTCTGGGGATGATTCTGGGAGGCGTGATGCTCACCCATAGGCCTGCCCAGGCATCAGAGGAAAAAGTGCGCGAGATGTTAACAACCGCCACGTATGTGGGCGCGGAAACCTGCATGACCTGCCATGACAAAGAAGGCAGGGAGTTCAAGCTTTCCACCCATGCGCGCATTACCAATGAAAAAGCTGATGGCGCGGCCCAGGGTTGCGAAATGTGCCATGGCCCGGGCAGTGTCCACGCGGATGCCTCCGGCGGCAAAAATAATATTATAAACCCCCGAAAGAACCCGGAAGTTTGCTTTACCTGCCACACCGATAAGAAAGCGGAATTCCGTCTTCCGTACCATCATCCCGTTCTTGAGGGGAAGATGTCTTGCGTTGATTGCCATTCACCCCATGGAGAAGAAGTAAAACCATGGTCTGCGACCACATTGAATAATGTGAATGAAGCTTGCTTTAAATGCCACAAAGATAAAGAAGGGCCTTTCGTTTGGGAGCACGAAGTTGTTCGAGATGGCTGTACCACATGCCATAAAGTCCATGGCTCCATTAATGACAAAATGCTTGTTTCCAGGGACCTGAACTTGTGTTTACGCTGCCATACACAGATCAATTATCCCACTATTGGCGCCAGTAACCATAGCGGCCGATTCACGCAAGGGACCTGTTTTAGCGCGGGATGCCACACAGCAGTACACGGTTCAAACTTTGACGATCATTTGCGTTATTAG
- the hemA gene encoding glutamyl-tRNA reductase, with product MKILAVGINHRTSPIEIREKFHLSPLERELLISEFKSDPSVAAAVILSTCNRCEIYATVVDGHPPSEIIQKLFSIKHQPQTQGLQKMFYVHEGPGAAEHFLRVACGLDSLILGEKQILGQIKEAIGLSRQNGMMDRALNILTNFVMETGKKARQETHIDFGGVSVSAAAVSMAQNLLGSLEGKNVLVIGSGKMGCLALNYLRQKKTKHVYLMNRTEEKAAVIAEEFQAQSVPFWDLKEVLAKVDVCICSSGAPHYLVTRDLMENVVKSRTSPLICIDISMPRNVDPQVAQIAGVKLISLDDLDKVIEQNVQKRQDAVKEVEQLITRKIEEFYKAILKVRRVDSRQVLAALMIGIIFVLGMSTAHANLKQIKAYKETFPEAKPKCINCHETEKPKKDEGLHEWNDYGKAAMKLEAHPTAETFKQLGSFDDFEKNAKPAAEEEK from the coding sequence ATGAAGATATTGGCGGTAGGGATCAATCACAGGACGTCCCCAATTGAAATACGGGAAAAATTTCATTTGTCCCCATTGGAAAGGGAGCTTTTGATCTCTGAATTCAAGAGCGACCCTTCGGTTGCGGCCGCCGTCATTCTTTCCACCTGCAACCGCTGCGAGATCTACGCCACGGTGGTGGACGGCCACCCGCCTTCAGAGATCATTCAAAAATTATTTTCCATCAAACATCAGCCGCAGACCCAGGGCCTTCAGAAGATGTTTTATGTGCATGAGGGGCCCGGGGCCGCGGAACATTTTTTAAGGGTTGCCTGCGGGCTGGATTCCCTGATCCTGGGGGAAAAACAGATCCTGGGGCAGATCAAGGAGGCGATCGGTCTTTCACGTCAAAATGGGATGATGGACAGGGCCCTCAACATCCTGACAAATTTTGTGATGGAAACAGGCAAAAAAGCCCGGCAGGAGACGCACATTGATTTCGGCGGCGTGTCTGTGAGTGCTGCGGCCGTTTCCATGGCGCAAAATCTTCTGGGGTCTCTGGAAGGCAAAAATGTCCTTGTGATCGGCTCCGGGAAAATGGGATGCCTGGCCTTGAATTATCTGCGTCAGAAAAAAACAAAACACGTGTATTTGATGAACCGCACGGAAGAAAAAGCCGCTGTGATCGCCGAAGAATTTCAAGCACAGAGCGTTCCTTTTTGGGACCTCAAAGAGGTCCTAGCCAAGGTGGATGTCTGCATCTGTTCTTCCGGGGCCCCCCATTATTTGGTCACCAGGGATCTCATGGAAAATGTGGTCAAATCGCGCACCAGTCCTCTGATTTGCATTGATATCTCCATGCCGCGTAATGTTGACCCTCAAGTGGCACAGATCGCCGGGGTCAAGCTGATCAGCCTTGATGATTTGGATAAGGTTATTGAACAGAATGTGCAAAAACGCCAGGACGCGGTGAAGGAAGTAGAGCAGTTGATCACCCGGAAAATAGAAGAATTTTATAAAGCCATTTTAAAGGTCCGGCGGGTGGACAGCAGGCAAGTGCTCGCGGCTTTGATGATCGGGATTATTTTTGTGTTGGGAATGTCCACGGCCCACGCGAATTTGAAACAGATCAAGGCCTACAAGGAAACGTTCCCGGAGGCCAAGCCCAAATGCATCAATTGTCATGAGACCGAGAAGCCCAAAAAAGATGAAGGGCTGCATGAATGGAATGATTACGGCAAAGCAGCCATGAAACTCGAGGCCCACCCCACGGCCGAGACCTTTAAGCAATTGGGTTCATTTGATGATTTTGAGAAAAATGCCAAGCCAGCGGCGGAAGAAGAAAAATAA
- a CDS encoding response regulator transcription factor — protein sequence MLTILIVEDHKDFRQAVRHFLEVSNVKADLLEASSGEEGVLLAKRIKPQIVLMDFWLRGMNGMEAATQIKASVPNCSIIMLTMFDIKDIEPLDNQNLIKAFISKSDLCDKLIPSISKILDPAILK from the coding sequence ATGTTAACCATCTTGATCGTGGAAGACCATAAAGATTTTCGCCAGGCGGTGCGCCATTTCCTGGAAGTGAGCAACGTCAAAGCCGATCTATTGGAGGCCTCCTCCGGTGAAGAGGGGGTCCTGTTGGCCAAACGGATCAAACCGCAAATTGTCCTGATGGATTTCTGGCTCCGGGGGATGAATGGGATGGAGGCGGCAACTCAGATCAAGGCCAGCGTGCCGAATTGTTCCATTATCATGTTGACGATGTTTGACATCAAAGACATAGAACCCCTCGACAACCAAAATCTTATTAAAGCATTTATCAGCAAAAGCGATCTGTGCGACAAACTGATCCCCAGCATCAGCAAGATCCTGGACCCGGCTATTTTAAAATAA
- a CDS encoding response regulator transcription factor yields the protein MAPVRIVLADDHEMLRAGLKELLEKEPDFKVVAQARDGEDLLEKLGGAHFKADCVVLDLSMPNMDGLMTLKEIRRRFPKTRSLILTMQKDSEHFKHAMALGARGYVLKDSAFDQLVLAVKMVMKGKTFISPGISNLIAEQFVRSMEEGDFPSLEILTPREKEILRCIAQGQANKNIAGRLGISIRTVETHRSHLIHKLGLKTAAALVKYALARGLI from the coding sequence ATGGCCCCTGTCCGTATTGTCTTGGCCGATGATCATGAAATGTTAAGGGCCGGACTTAAAGAACTCCTGGAAAAAGAACCCGATTTTAAGGTCGTGGCCCAGGCCCGTGACGGGGAGGACCTGCTGGAAAAACTTGGGGGCGCCCACTTCAAAGCCGATTGTGTCGTGCTGGACCTGTCCATGCCCAATATGGACGGGCTGATGACGCTCAAGGAGATCCGGCGCCGTTTTCCCAAGACAAGGTCCCTGATCTTGACCATGCAAAAAGATTCCGAACATTTTAAACATGCCATGGCCTTGGGGGCCAGGGGGTATGTGCTTAAGGACAGCGCTTTTGATCAGCTGGTCCTCGCTGTTAAAATGGTCATGAAGGGCAAGACATTCATATCTCCCGGCATTTCCAATTTGATCGCTGAACAGTTCGTACGGTCCATGGAAGAGGGGGATTTTCCATCGCTGGAGATCCTGACGCCGCGGGAGAAGGAGATCCTGCGCTGCATCGCCCAGGGCCAGGCCAACAAAAATATTGCCGGCCGTCTTGGGATCAGTATCCGCACCGTTGAGACCCACCGCAGTCACCTCATCCATAAACTGGGCCTTAAAACCGCGGCCGCTCTTGTGAAATATGCCTTAGCCAGGGGGTTAATTTAG